Proteins encoded within one genomic window of Formosa agariphila KMM 3901:
- a CDS encoding alpha-L-rhamnosidase has product MKYNKLLFSLLLLAVFCFSCKEEQKLQTSLDFDKVLLNAKSNPIAIESESPLFSWIIKAEGFGKSQSAYHILVASSLDKLDETHADVWNSNKVESSKSTFVKYEGKELKAATRYYWKVKVWDKSNQESNWSEPQYFQMGLLDESNWGEAKWITLTNDTRTSEYRFREYKTGRMEQPIQVDGFAASYFRNKINLNKEVDNAQVYICGLGYYEFFLNGEKVGDHVLDPAPSNYDKQAYYVNYDITEQLNSGENALGIILGNGFYGQNISWKNDPESDRDLAYGPPTVRVLLKLKYKDGTESEFFSDETWKESTGPIVFNNIYGGDTYDARFELGDWTSTNYDDSSWGFAKETAPEIKNISAQQIPAIKKLQDYEPQNVFKGSDGEWIVDFGQNIAGWVKLNVSEKEGQLIEVITTEALLTNGRDIFPGSTGGGANGMAQIYQYICKGDGQESWEPKFSYHGFRYAKIKGVSTKPDADMIKAVLVATDIQETGSFECSDDLFNKMHNISKWTIVDNVHGIPEDCPHREKCGWLGDAHAFCEYALYNYDMYDFYKKYMEDIRTQMLPTKGHNNPELKFQVPTMIAPGKRTSSYAKIDWGVATMYLPWYNYLYYGDDAIVNEYYPEMKDLTNFYLNFKGENGIMQDGMGDWCPPRWDRRTNPEAMECDPIISANAYFYDVLGIMETFAKMNNDGAFQSEMKAEKEALKDAFNKAFLVEIPNTDFKWYQSQTATVQALQFGMVPEEEIENVVNGLEYDIVEVKGGHHSTGIHGNRYIYTVLSKYGKADLAYRILTTPDFPSQTYIMNSGFTTWPERQFEWETMEGPTNSLNHPMHSGFSAYFFESLGGIKSSTKEAGYKQFIVNPEFPSQITQTKVSVPTPYGDIKNDWSFEEGKLSMTLEIPFNTEANLVLNQAELESLIINGKTFQNLQKNTKSVTLQGSNVILGSGKYKILYNKR; this is encoded by the coding sequence ATGAAATACAATAAACTTTTATTTTCCCTTTTACTATTAGCCGTTTTTTGTTTCTCATGTAAGGAGGAACAAAAGTTACAAACATCATTAGATTTTGACAAGGTTTTGCTTAATGCCAAAAGTAACCCCATTGCAATTGAAAGTGAATCCCCGCTTTTTTCATGGATTATAAAAGCTGAAGGATTTGGTAAATCGCAATCTGCATATCATATATTAGTGGCTTCAAGTTTAGATAAACTAGATGAAACTCATGCAGATGTTTGGAATTCTAATAAAGTAGAAAGTTCAAAATCAACTTTTGTAAAATATGAAGGAAAAGAGTTAAAAGCAGCAACTAGATATTATTGGAAAGTTAAGGTTTGGGATAAGTCTAATCAAGAATCTAATTGGTCGGAACCACAATATTTTCAAATGGGGTTACTGGACGAAAGTAATTGGGGAGAAGCTAAATGGATTACTTTAACTAATGATACTAGAACTTCAGAATATCGGTTTCGAGAATACAAGACTGGACGTATGGAACAACCAATCCAAGTTGATGGTTTTGCTGCTAGTTATTTTAGAAATAAAATCAACCTTAATAAGGAAGTCGATAATGCACAAGTTTACATTTGTGGTTTAGGTTATTACGAATTCTTTTTAAATGGAGAAAAAGTGGGTGATCATGTCTTGGATCCTGCACCTTCTAATTACGATAAACAAGCGTATTATGTGAATTACGACATTACAGAACAGTTAAATTCTGGTGAAAATGCCTTAGGAATTATATTGGGAAATGGGTTTTACGGACAAAATATTTCTTGGAAAAATGATCCGGAATCAGATCGAGATTTAGCGTATGGACCACCAACAGTTCGGGTTTTATTAAAGCTAAAATATAAAGATGGAACTGAATCAGAGTTTTTTTCAGATGAAACTTGGAAGGAGTCAACAGGACCTATTGTTTTTAATAATATTTATGGTGGTGATACTTATGATGCCAGATTTGAATTAGGTGATTGGACAAGTACTAATTATGATGATAGTTCTTGGGGGTTTGCCAAAGAAACGGCTCCAGAAATAAAGAACATAAGTGCACAACAAATTCCAGCAATAAAAAAACTACAAGATTATGAGCCTCAAAATGTATTTAAGGGTTCTGATGGAGAATGGATAGTTGATTTCGGACAAAACATTGCTGGTTGGGTAAAACTTAATGTAAGTGAAAAAGAAGGACAGTTAATTGAAGTCATCACCACCGAAGCATTATTAACCAACGGTAGAGACATTTTTCCAGGATCTACAGGAGGTGGCGCCAATGGGATGGCACAAATTTATCAGTACATCTGCAAAGGAGATGGTCAAGAATCTTGGGAACCAAAATTCAGTTATCACGGATTTAGGTATGCTAAGATTAAAGGTGTTTCTACAAAACCAGATGCAGATATGATTAAGGCGGTTTTGGTCGCTACCGATATTCAGGAAACGGGTAGCTTTGAGTGTTCCGATGATTTATTCAACAAGATGCATAATATTAGTAAATGGACTATTGTTGATAATGTTCATGGTATTCCTGAAGATTGCCCGCATCGCGAAAAATGTGGTTGGTTGGGTGATGCCCACGCTTTTTGTGAATATGCACTATATAATTACGACATGTACGATTTCTATAAAAAGTATATGGAAGATATCCGCACACAGATGCTCCCTACTAAAGGGCATAACAATCCGGAGCTAAAATTTCAAGTGCCTACCATGATTGCGCCAGGAAAACGTACTTCTTCTTACGCAAAAATAGATTGGGGTGTTGCCACCATGTATTTGCCTTGGTACAACTATTTATATTACGGCGACGATGCTATCGTAAATGAGTACTACCCAGAAATGAAAGATTTAACCAACTTTTACCTCAATTTTAAAGGTGAAAATGGCATTATGCAAGATGGTATGGGCGATTGGTGTCCGCCACGTTGGGATAGAAGAACCAACCCAGAAGCTATGGAATGTGATCCAATAATTTCAGCTAACGCTTACTTCTATGATGTATTAGGCATTATGGAAACCTTTGCAAAAATGAATAACGATGGTGCATTTCAATCGGAAATGAAAGCCGAAAAAGAAGCCTTAAAAGACGCCTTTAATAAAGCTTTTTTAGTTGAAATTCCAAATACGGATTTCAAGTGGTATCAAAGTCAAACCGCCACAGTTCAGGCTTTACAATTTGGTATGGTTCCAGAGGAAGAAATCGAAAACGTGGTAAATGGTTTGGAGTATGATATTGTAGAAGTTAAAGGTGGTCATCATTCTACAGGTATTCATGGTAACCGATACATATATACTGTATTGTCTAAATATGGAAAAGCCGATTTGGCTTATAGGATTTTAACAACGCCAGATTTTCCTAGTCAAACTTATATCATGAACTCTGGTTTTACCACATGGCCAGAACGCCAATTTGAATGGGAAACCATGGAAGGGCCAACCAATTCTTTAAATCACCCTATGCACAGTGGGTTTTCGGCTTACTTCTTCGAATCTTTAGGGGGCATTAAATCAAGTACAAAGGAAGCAGGATATAAGCAATTTATTGTGAACCCAGAATTTCCAAGTCAAATTACCCAAACTAAAGTTAGCGTACCAACACCTTACGGGGACATTAAAAACGATTGGAGCTTTGAAGAAGGCAAATTATCGATGACCTTAGAAATACCTTTTAACACTGAAGCTAATTTAGTTTTAAATCAAGCGGAATTAGAATCTTTAATCATTAATGGAAAGACATTTCAAAATTTACAAAAAAACACTAAATCTGTAACCTTACAGGGCTCAAATGTCATTTTGGGTTCTGGTAAGTATAAAATTCTATACAATAAAAGATAA